Proteins co-encoded in one Opitutus terrae PB90-1 genomic window:
- a CDS encoding TVP38/TMEM64 family protein — MSIVRKIVLALGIAAVLAALVVFDARALLHEALGWIERLGAWAPVGFILLYIAATVLFVPGSALTLGAGALFGVGFGSALVSVGATLGATAAFLVGRYFARDWVAAKIAGNASFAAIDRAVAREGWKIVGLTRLSPAFPFSLLNYAFGLTRVSLRDYVLASWIGMMPGTVMYVYLGSLARAATQRQRTPAEWALYGVGLVATVLVTVFVTRLARAALAKRSSPSVVPQP; from the coding sequence ATGAGCATCGTCCGGAAAATCGTCCTCGCGCTCGGGATTGCGGCGGTGCTGGCAGCGCTGGTGGTCTTCGATGCGCGAGCGCTTCTGCACGAAGCGCTCGGATGGATCGAACGTCTCGGAGCGTGGGCGCCCGTTGGGTTTATCCTGCTTTACATCGCCGCCACGGTTCTCTTCGTGCCCGGCTCGGCGCTCACGCTCGGCGCTGGCGCGCTCTTCGGCGTCGGGTTCGGTTCGGCGCTCGTCTCGGTGGGCGCCACGCTGGGCGCGACGGCGGCGTTTCTGGTCGGGCGGTATTTTGCCCGCGACTGGGTGGCGGCGAAGATCGCGGGCAACGCGTCCTTCGCCGCGATCGACCGTGCCGTCGCCCGCGAGGGCTGGAAGATTGTCGGACTCACGCGGCTTTCCCCGGCGTTTCCCTTCTCGCTGCTCAATTATGCCTTTGGGCTCACCCGCGTCTCGCTGCGCGACTACGTGCTTGCCTCGTGGATCGGCATGATGCCGGGCACGGTGATGTATGTGTATCTCGGTTCCCTCGCGCGGGCCGCGACCCAGCGCCAGCGCACCCCGGCCGAATGGGCCCTCTACGGCGTGGGTCTCGTCGCGACGGTCCTCGTGACGGTCTTCGTCACCCGCCTTGCGCGCGCAGCCCTCGCCAAACGCTCCTCGCCGTCGGTCGTGCCTCAGCCATGA
- a CDS encoding mercuric reductase: protein MKHPPLLQPWDEHNRRLQAHVHPSDWKSPTPAPRYNLVVIGGGTAGLVTAAGAAGLGAKVALIERHLLGGDCLNVGCVPSKALIRAARAAAEARASARFGVKITGEVAVDFSAVMERMRRLRADLSPHDSAARFRELGVDVFIGEARFASGDTVQVGGQALRFAKAVIATGARASAPPITGLAEVPYLTNETLFSLTELPRRLAIVGAGPIGCEMAQAFARFGAEVTLIESAAGILPREDREAAEILRAALERDGVRILCDGRDLKVARAPDDGVIWQLASAGQQQAGHADRLLVAVGRAPNVEGLGLEAAGIAFGRQGVKVDDFLRTTNRRVYACGDVCSRFQFTHAADFMARIVIQNALFKGRRRVSALTIPWSTYTSPEVAQIGLGPADAKVRGLAMDTFTQPLAKVDRAILDDEADGFVRVHVRRGTDQIVGATVVAAHAGDTIGELSLAMTNKIGLGRVGAAIHPYPTQAEAIRRVGDLYSRTRLTPWVKRVFSWWLAWQRAEFGQRRSPQARPHPLMAP from the coding sequence ATGAAACACCCGCCATTGCTTCAACCGTGGGATGAGCACAATCGCCGGCTGCAGGCGCACGTCCATCCGTCAGACTGGAAAAGTCCCACGCCAGCGCCGCGCTACAATCTCGTCGTGATCGGCGGTGGGACCGCGGGCCTCGTCACGGCGGCGGGTGCGGCCGGCCTTGGCGCGAAAGTCGCGCTCATCGAGCGCCACCTGCTCGGCGGCGACTGCCTGAATGTCGGCTGCGTGCCTTCCAAAGCGCTCATCCGTGCCGCACGGGCGGCGGCCGAGGCACGCGCGAGTGCCCGCTTCGGAGTGAAAATCACCGGCGAAGTGGCGGTGGACTTTTCCGCGGTGATGGAGCGGATGCGCCGGCTGCGCGCCGACCTGAGTCCGCACGACTCCGCCGCGCGCTTTCGCGAGCTGGGCGTCGATGTCTTCATCGGCGAGGCGCGTTTCGCCTCCGGCGACACCGTGCAGGTCGGCGGGCAGGCGCTGCGCTTCGCCAAGGCAGTCATCGCCACGGGTGCGCGTGCCTCGGCTCCGCCCATCACCGGCCTGGCGGAGGTGCCTTATCTCACCAACGAAACCCTTTTCTCGCTGACCGAGTTGCCGCGCCGCCTCGCGATCGTCGGCGCCGGTCCGATCGGTTGCGAGATGGCGCAGGCTTTCGCTCGTTTCGGCGCGGAGGTCACACTGATCGAATCGGCGGCAGGCATTCTGCCGCGCGAGGATCGCGAGGCCGCCGAAATCCTGCGCGCCGCGCTCGAGCGCGACGGCGTCAGGATTCTCTGCGATGGACGGGACCTGAAGGTCGCCCGCGCTCCCGACGACGGTGTGATTTGGCAGCTCGCCTCGGCCGGCCAGCAACAGGCCGGCCACGCCGACCGGCTCCTCGTCGCCGTCGGCCGGGCGCCGAATGTCGAGGGACTCGGGCTCGAGGCCGCCGGAATCGCGTTCGGCCGGCAGGGGGTGAAGGTGGACGATTTCCTTCGGACAACGAACCGACGCGTCTACGCCTGCGGCGACGTGTGCTCGCGTTTCCAGTTCACGCATGCGGCCGACTTCATGGCGCGGATCGTCATCCAGAACGCTCTCTTCAAGGGTCGCCGCCGCGTCAGCGCGCTCACGATTCCGTGGTCGACCTATACCTCGCCGGAAGTGGCGCAGATCGGGCTCGGCCCCGCCGACGCGAAGGTGCGTGGTCTGGCGATGGACACCTTCACCCAGCCGCTCGCCAAAGTGGATCGGGCGATCCTCGACGACGAAGCGGACGGCTTCGTGCGGGTCCACGTGCGTCGGGGCACGGACCAGATCGTCGGGGCGACGGTGGTTGCCGCGCACGCCGGCGACACGATCGGCGAACTCTCGCTGGCCATGACCAACAAGATCGGTCTCGGCCGCGTCGGGGCCGCGATCCATCCCTACCCCACGCAGGCCGAAGCGATCCGCCGAGTCGGCGACCTCTACAGCCGCACCCGACTGACTCCGTGGGTGAAACGGGTTTTCTCCTGGTGGCTCGCGTGGCAACGGGCCGAGTTCGGCCAGCGCAGGTCACCGCAAGCACGACCTCACCCGCTCATGGCGCCCTGA
- a CDS encoding DUF547 domain-containing protein, translating to MIPFRSLLLLLAGLASLAPIARAFDHSHALFDRVLKAQVRDGRVNYAALQAAPKPLDDYLAQLAAVTTTEFDGWSQPERLAFLINLYNAATLKLIIDHYPVKSIRSIGWLPGAAWKQEGVEVFGRKISLDELEHGIIRRDYREPRVHFALVCAARGCPPLREETFVGAHLDAQLEDQGKRFLGTAAKNRVDAASRIVYLSPIFKWFAEDFGGTDGAVLQFVAPFLSEEARRVLAAGDCKISYTDYDWSLNDQGSP from the coding sequence ATGATTCCGTTCCGCAGTTTGCTGTTGCTCCTCGCTGGTCTGGCCTCGCTCGCGCCCATCGCCCGCGCGTTCGACCACAGCCACGCGCTTTTCGATCGCGTGCTGAAAGCGCAGGTCCGCGACGGGCGGGTCAACTATGCGGCGCTGCAGGCCGCGCCAAAACCGCTCGACGACTACCTGGCGCAGCTCGCGGCCGTCACCACGACCGAGTTCGATGGCTGGTCGCAGCCGGAACGCCTGGCGTTTCTCATCAATCTCTACAACGCCGCTACGTTGAAGCTCATCATCGATCACTATCCGGTGAAGAGCATCCGCAGCATCGGCTGGCTGCCGGGCGCCGCGTGGAAGCAGGAGGGAGTCGAGGTCTTCGGCCGAAAGATCTCACTCGACGAACTGGAGCACGGCATCATTCGCCGGGACTACCGGGAGCCTCGCGTGCACTTCGCCCTCGTCTGCGCGGCGCGCGGCTGCCCGCCGTTGCGCGAAGAGACGTTCGTCGGCGCACACCTCGACGCACAGCTCGAAGACCAGGGAAAAAGATTCCTAGGCACCGCAGCGAAGAACCGGGTCGATGCCGCGAGCCGCATCGTTTATCTTTCGCCGATCTTCAAGTGGTTCGCGGAGGACTTCGGCGGGACGGACGGTGCGGTGCTCCAGTTCGTGGCACCCTTCTTGTCCGAGGAGGCGCGACGCGTGCTCGCTGCCGGCGACTGCAAGATCAGCTACACCGACTATGACTGGTCGCTGAACGATCAGGGGAGCCCATGA